A region of Pseudomonas putida DNA encodes the following proteins:
- a CDS encoding alpha/beta hydrolase → MLVRETPLLIDGPCGQLEALYLDVADARGAVLICHPNPVQGGTMLNKVVSTLQRTARDAGYVTLRFNYRGVGQSAGSHDMGAGEVADAEAAAAWLRAKHPELPVVLMGFSFGGFVATSLAGRLESAGVELQQLFMIAPAVMRLTDEFPLPQRCPITVVQPDSDEVVDPQRVYEWSDALSRPHELLKVAECGHFFHGKLTDLKDLLLPRLSN, encoded by the coding sequence TTGCTTGTCCGCGAAACCCCCTTGCTCATCGATGGCCCTTGCGGCCAGTTGGAAGCCTTGTACCTCGACGTGGCCGATGCCCGTGGCGCGGTGCTGATCTGCCACCCCAACCCGGTCCAGGGCGGCACCATGCTCAACAAGGTGGTTTCGACCCTGCAACGCACCGCGCGTGACGCCGGTTATGTAACTCTGCGTTTCAACTACCGTGGCGTCGGCCAAAGCGCTGGCAGCCATGATATGGGGGCTGGCGAGGTGGCCGATGCCGAGGCTGCGGCAGCTTGGCTGCGCGCGAAACACCCCGAACTGCCCGTGGTGCTGATGGGCTTCTCGTTTGGCGGTTTTGTCGCGACCAGCCTGGCAGGGCGCCTGGAAAGCGCAGGCGTCGAACTGCAGCAGCTGTTCATGATTGCCCCGGCGGTGATGCGCCTGACAGACGAATTCCCGCTGCCGCAGCGTTGCCCGATCACGGTGGTACAGCCGGACAGCGACGAAGTCGTCGATCCGCAACGGGTCTACGAATGGTCTGACGCCCTGTCGCGCCCCCATGAGCTGCTGAAAGTGGCAGAATGCGGACACTTCTTCCATGGCAAGCTGACCGATCTGAAGGATCTGCTGCTGCCGCGCCTTTCGAATTGA
- a CDS encoding YhcB family protein, with the protein MELSLLVWLLPTLALVIGVVVGFVVARLLPNAAPSSTQRQLDDIQQRFDSYQNEVVTHFNSTAVLVKKLTQSYQDVQDHLADGANTLALDDVTRQRLLAALHSEAAHGPRDRLTPPKDTAEVPRDYAPKTPNSPGMLDESYGLKR; encoded by the coding sequence GTGGAACTCTCGCTCCTTGTTTGGTTGTTGCCGACCCTGGCCCTGGTCATCGGCGTGGTGGTTGGTTTCGTCGTGGCCCGCCTGCTGCCCAATGCCGCGCCGAGCAGCACTCAACGTCAGCTGGATGACATCCAGCAGCGTTTCGACAGCTACCAGAACGAAGTGGTCACCCACTTCAACAGCACCGCCGTACTGGTCAAGAAACTGACCCAGAGCTACCAGGATGTTCAGGATCACCTCGCCGATGGCGCCAACACCCTGGCCCTCGACGACGTCACCCGCCAACGCCTGCTGGCCGCCCTGCACTCCGAAGCGGCCCACGGCCCACGTGACCGCCTGACCCCACCGAAGGACACCGCCGAAGTGCCACGCGATTACGCGCCAAAAACGCCGAACTCGCCGGGTATGCTCGATGAGAGCTACGGGCTCAAGCGTTGA
- a CDS encoding tryptophan--tRNA ligase, producing MTTRILTGITTTGTPHLGNYAGAIRPAIRASQQPGADSFYFLADYHALIKCDDPLRIQRSRLEIAATWLAGGLDPDKVTFYRQSDIPEIPELTWLLTCVAAKGLLNRAHAYKASVDKNLEGGEDPDAGVTMGLYSYPVLMAADILMFNAHKVPVGRDQIQHVEMARDIGQRFNHLFGQGKDFFALPEAVIEESVATLPGLDGRKMSKSYDNTIPLFTSAKDMKDAISRIVTDSRAPGEAKDPDNAHLFTLFQAFSTPAQCAEFREELLQGLGWGEAKQRLFQLLDGQLAEKREYYHQLIARPADLEDILLAGAAKARKIATPFLEQLREAVGLRSFRSSVQATTEVKKKASKSARFVSFRDEDGSFRFRLLAADGEQLLLSRSFADGKSAGAVSKQLQQGSEADVRVEGLGFSLWLNGEQVADGPQFDSAEARDAAVQSLHEALTPQQD from the coding sequence ATGACCACGCGCATCCTTACCGGTATCACCACCACCGGCACCCCGCACCTGGGCAACTACGCCGGCGCCATCCGCCCGGCGATCCGCGCCAGCCAGCAACCCGGTGCCGATTCGTTCTACTTCCTGGCCGACTACCACGCCCTGATCAAGTGCGACGACCCGCTGCGCATCCAGCGCTCGCGCCTGGAAATCGCCGCCACCTGGTTGGCCGGTGGTCTCGATCCGGACAAGGTGACGTTCTACCGTCAGTCCGATATCCCCGAGATCCCCGAGCTGACCTGGCTGCTGACCTGCGTCGCGGCCAAGGGCCTGCTCAACCGTGCGCATGCCTACAAGGCCTCGGTGGACAAGAACCTTGAGGGCGGCGAAGACCCGGATGCCGGCGTGACCATGGGCCTGTACAGCTACCCGGTCCTGATGGCCGCCGACATCCTGATGTTCAACGCCCACAAGGTGCCGGTTGGTCGTGACCAGATCCAGCACGTGGAAATGGCGCGTGACATCGGCCAGCGCTTCAACCACCTGTTCGGCCAGGGCAAGGACTTCTTCGCCCTGCCCGAGGCGGTGATCGAGGAAAGCGTGGCGACGCTGCCGGGCCTGGACGGTCGCAAGATGTCCAAGAGCTACGACAACACCATCCCGCTGTTCACCAGCGCCAAGGACATGAAAGACGCCATCTCGCGCATCGTGACCGACTCGCGCGCGCCGGGCGAAGCGAAGGACCCGGACAACGCGCACCTGTTCACCCTGTTCCAGGCGTTCTCGACGCCGGCGCAATGCGCCGAGTTCCGCGAAGAGCTGCTGCAGGGCCTGGGCTGGGGCGAGGCCAAACAGCGCCTGTTCCAGTTGCTGGATGGGCAGCTTGCAGAGAAGCGTGAGTACTACCACCAGCTGATCGCCCGCCCGGCGGACCTGGAAGACATCCTGTTGGCCGGCGCTGCCAAGGCCCGCAAGATCGCTACCCCCTTCCTTGAGCAACTGCGTGAGGCTGTTGGCCTGCGTTCGTTCCGCAGCAGCGTCCAGGCCACCACCGAAGTGAAGAAAAAGGCGTCCAAGAGCGCGCGCTTCGTCAGCTTCCGTGACGAAGACGGCAGCTTCCGCTTCCGCCTGCTGGCAGCCGACGGCGAGCAACTGCTGCTCTCGCGCAGCTTCGCCGACGGCAAGAGCGCCGGTGCCGTGAGCAAGCAATTGCAGCAAGGCAGCGAAGCCGATGTGCGTGTCGAAGGCCTGGGTTTCAGCCTGTGGCTGAATGGCGAACAGGTGGCCGACGGGCCGCAGTTCGACAGCGCCGAAGCCCGTGATGCGGCGGTTCAAAGCCTGCATGAGGCACTGACGCCACAGCAGGACTGA